The Fusarium keratoplasticum isolate Fu6.1 chromosome 4, whole genome shotgun sequence genome contains the following window.
AGAACTGTGGCTCAAAGACGAGGAGGTCGTGGCGGAGGTTCTAATCTACTTCGAGCTGCTACATCTGCCGCACGAACTCACGCCGTTCCTCCTCTACCAAGGCCTGAGCGCACAAACAGTCGCGACaatcaagatgatgacgacccCTTGATCCCCCGGAGGATTGGTCAACATCCTAGTCAAAATCCAACCATTCGAACGACTGAACCTGAcaacgatgacgatgacggagaTGGCCTATCAatcgatgagatggaggcatTGGACGCCCCTTATGCACATGCAAGCCCTCGCTCTCAAACCACTCTGCGTCGTGCGGCgacggctgctgctgtggaTCGAACTCTCCATCCCCGAACTGCAGACGGTCGCCCCATCGAGTATCGCCGTGCAGACGGCCGACGAGAACATCCGCATGAGAGTGATGCTGACAATTGggttcctcctccacccccaTACCAAAAGGAGGACCCAGGAGACTTGCCGGCCTTTCTGCGTGGACCCTCAGTTGCTCCTCTGCCTGCCCCTATTCCTCCTATCCCCCCTATGCCAAACTTGCATGCGGCTGGGATGCATCCTTTCGGACAAAACAACGGAGGTGTGGGCTCTCTTGATTCCAAAGACGGGCACCAACACCCGGCTGCTTCGCCTCAACGACCACCTTTCCAGAGAACAGCGAGTGACTCGACTACTATGAGTAGACCACGAGCCGATTCTACGTATCGACCAAGATCGAGCCCCTCGGCCCagcaagagatggaggacgATCTCTATGATGCTACCCCCCCCGGTTCGCCTCGACAAGCTGCACGCCAACCAGAGACGGCGACCTCTGAGCCCGACTCGCGAATCCCTTCCGTCTCTTCGATTGCCCCATCCTTGGAGTCCAGAGCCGTGACAGCTCCCGCCGATCCTGCCGTGGCCTTATCACCCCCCTCCCAACCTCAGGCTCCGGTCCCAAAGGTGAATGTGGATGCTTCGTCAGCGACCGAACATACGGCTCAGTCAGGCCAGGGTACGGCGTCTAGAGTGAGGCGGTTGTCAAACGCTCAAACTTGGCCTGGTGGTCCCGGGCCCGAGGCCGGTCGACCCGCTGACCAAGTTGATGGGTTCCCTTTCCCAGGGTCCAGACCGCAGCCCACGGAAGACTCTCTTTCGGCCTTGCCACCTCTGCCCAGCTCAAGCCAGCTTGCAAGCCTAAACCACAGAGTCAGCCAAGGTAACCCAAGACGCCTTTCAGGAGGCTACCATGTGGCACGGAGGCCTGTGGGAAGCTTAGATGGTAATTACCTGTCACATTCGCTTCCTAGTGCGCTAGCAACAGGACCTTCCGGCCTCACACAGCCTGAATTTGATCAACCACTCATTATCAGCACCCCCAGAGGTGTGACTGGTGCCTTTGACCCACCAACCCGTCAGACGTCTGGCCGCCGAAGCGAGACCCCTTTGCTTGCGCCGGTTCCTCGTCACCCTCGACCCGTTCCCGGGTCCGGTCAACGGCCGACGGTGGAGCGTCTAGAGACGATATATAGTATCGCCTCGTCGCAGGGAGGCAACCATGTACCCACAGCACTTCCTGCCCATCAGCCTGCACCTGCTTGGCTGAATGCTCCCCCTGTTCCTGTCACAAGGACATCCCCAACAGTGAACCGCCGACCCAGCCGTGCTGAGCGCAGCGCCGCTAAGAACATtaaggatgccaagaagcGTGGCTGGACTGgcaagggcaaaaagaagaagaagaagaaggccgcgGACGCCGCCAGCAGCGCCGGATGGACAGACATCTCCACCGGATCCgtggacaaggacaaggagaaggacaagaaatGCGTCGTCATGTAAGAACGCATACAGCAAGATTGACACCATCTagtggaagaagagagaggaggTAATAGCCATATAATGGCATTATGAGGAAAGACTTTTTCATTTTGGGACAGCTGATCACTCGCATACTACATACCCCCAATCGCTACATTTACATTTTTGTACTGTTAGTTTTTTTCCTGTCTGTACGCAAGGCCCCGCTGGCCTAGGTTGTTTTATCACTCGTTATATGTATGTTTTCATGTATGGATGGGAGGGTCGGCATAGCATGGACTTGTCTTGCGTCACTTGGGACTGATTTTTGGGAGCGTCGGAGTATACAGCGGCCAAAAGGGGATAGTGAGGGAGATGGATTTTTGATGTTTGAGTCTGAAGGGGTGGGCATATTTCGAGATGGATGATTCTTGACCATCTAGAGCAACATATACCTCTTGTGTCTAATGTCATGCTAGTATCTCGAAATTGTAGTTTCGGAAAAGATGTGTGAGGTTATTCACTTGACACGAAAAGTCCGAAGTAACAGAAATGTGTTCGCTTATCATTCAGAACGTGTCTATAGCCCTTTTCCCAACAAACAAGAGTACATAAAACAGGAAAACAGGAGTAGATGCTAAAAACACATGGCAGACAATGTCCCGGTAAAATCTTTCAGGGTATAAACGACAGACTCCCTCCCATGCTTCCGCAACGCCAGGGCCTATTTTAGAGAAGCCCGGTTTCTAATGCGGTGAGATGCGTAAAAAGGTAAGAGGTTTTTGATCATGTATGTACATAACGAGGGCATCCCATCATGCGCTGCAGGATGGGTTGAATttgggggagggggggaggtCAGATTAAAGTGAGGGGGCTTGTAGCATGTTTACAACAAAAAAACACTTGGAAAAGACATTCTAgattcttggtgttgtccCCGGTACGTGAGGCTTCGTCCCGGGCGCGTAGGCCTTCCCTCGGCCTACACCTCGGAGATCGGCCTCGTCCATCAGGTCTGTAAAGGTTGTGGCGTGTGTCAGGCGGCGGGGCTTGACAACGTCGCTGGGGTCGGCAAAGACGTTGATGCTCTCGCAGCTGGGCTCGCGCTGGAGGTCTGGGCTGTCAGGGCGACGGCTGACTTGTGACGAGGCCTTCATGGCGCGGATGGGCGGTAGACGGACAGTGCCGTGGCGGACGGGCGTGTCGTCGATGGGGCTCATCTGGGCCGACTTGTGGTTGGGTGAAGGGTTGGGAGAGTCAAAGGGGTTGGGGATGGAGATGCGGATGCGAGGAGGACCTTGGGGCACGCGTGTAGGCGTGGGAGAAAAGGAGAATTGCCTCTGAGGAACGCTAGAGCTGGCACCCGAGAACTGGCTCTGGGCCCCTGAGAACTGGCTCTGCGGGACGCTGGAGCTGCTCCCGGAGACCTGCGAGTTCTGGGAGGGCGTCTTGAGGATAAAGTCTGCGCGGTACGAGTTTGGCTGGACGATGGGCTCCGAGATGAAGTTGCCGAACGAGGCCTCGCTGCTCGAGGTgctaccgccgccgccgtaGAAGTGACCGCCCTTCTCGCCGTGTCCACCCTCACGCTTCTTCTGCCGGCGGAAgtagaggaagatgacgacggcgatgatgaggaggatgatgcagCCGCCGACGACGCCGCCAACGATGGATGTCGTGGCGGGGCCTgaatccttcttctcttcctctgggTCCTCCTTCTGGTTCTCGTCGCTGGCCTTGGAGGGCTCAGAGGTCGAGGTGGGCTCGGCGCTCACAGAGGCCGTCTCGCTGGATGTGGGTGATGTTGCGCTGGGAGCACCTGAGGAGCTTCCGCTGGGGTACTCTGCGCCCTCTGGAGCACTAGATTGATCCTTGTCGAGAACACACTTGCTGTCACCCTCGCATGAGTAGCCAAAGGGACAGCACATGCTCCCACACTTTTCAAgctcgaggttggtgatgatggtcatGACAGGAGCCTTGGGGTACTTTGTGATATCCTGACCGCGGAGATCGCAAGTAATAGGCCGGACCTCGTCGCAGTTCCTGCCCGCTGGGCAGCACATTGCTGAGGTGTCACCGGCGAGGAGTATACATGAGTAGTCCTTGGGGCAGCAGAAGAGGTCAGTCAGGTCGCTGTTGCAAGAGACCCTGTCGGCACCGCATGTATCCTCGCGGGCAAAGATGCGGCTAGCGGGGAGGGCGGATGTTGTAGATGTGCAGAGCGccgtgaggaggaggaggcggaggggTGTAGGGAGTCGAGCCCAAGGCATCTTGACGGGATGTGAAGAAGCAATGGCTTGTTGGTTGTTGTTTCAGTAGAGTCGTAGTGTCAGTTGAAGTCGTAAATGTGGATATTCAAGTCGTGATATTGGTCGTTGTCGATAGGTTATTGGATCGTGTGTGGTTGAAATTGGAAATAGGGGATCAAGCTGGGAGAGATATTGAGAAAAGGAACTGAATAGAGATGAAATTTGTTCCAGTCAGACACAACCAGCGTGAGTGACAAAGAGACCAAAGAAATGAGTCAAGTTGAACAAGCCGATTGTTTGTCTTTTTTGGCTGAACAAGTAGTAGTCGTTAATGAAGTAAGAAAGGTAACAGAAcacagagagagagataagggaaaaagaaacacTCAAGGAAAGTTGAAAGTTGCTGGA
Protein-coding sequences here:
- a CDS encoding F-box domain-containing protein, producing MDAPTVDADVRRSSIEKMPLPPPPPFDSLPDEIIEQILRLADPSSFASLVLLNRKWRAVSQRAHLYLLQLSRCPSYSASHSTFPSSDDDNLPQLRRLFAQEVKRNLFQAFLRPNITTVKLISTSISSSSCPGGEGMQYSASPKGHHILAYNSGRIYVLDVRGSSLEIKRELKILRRPVSACINDAGTLLAVLSTEMQVDLYDMEKTPPRRTQSMILDNTPRAIALSPCGSVVAAAYEGGIEVSSLRADALATDRRAVKCDAVDALTFSYDGTQILGTTTHSSPPSTVIITAPYYDPGPHMSEDNLSPLWTTSILFPNTSRDCSHAVLLQDGNEEEASWTFTYDRSFETFRAVRIDDLRNGTTYFTGPVPSTSSQAKLLPSTLPSATYRGELVSAGFQGKDVWIYGVPEDLDAVPDSASSSNDGSSPSNLGRQNSGNSRRPSTRAQETEGGRVPQWQLLCDKLRNTFVSGAKVAELPEVKMVKWVSGFGSSSSQERLVVTARGVGAPRLVTEEEDMDFVDGGRVTLIDFDYGIRDGTKNEITIEVGTDHPEVLEEEQRDLATEVAIVRRRTVAQRRGGRGGGSNLLRAATSAARTHAVPPLPRPERTNSRDNQDDDDPLIPRRIGQHPSQNPTIRTTEPDNDDDDGDGLSIDEMEALDAPYAHASPRSQTTLRRAATAAAVDRTLHPRTADGRPIEYRRADGRREHPHESDADNWVPPPPPYQKEDPGDLPAFLRGPSVAPLPAPIPPIPPMPNLHAAGMHPFGQNNGGVGSLDSKDGHQHPAASPQRPPFQRTASDSTTMSRPRADSTYRPRSSPSAQQEMEDDLYDATPPGSPRQAARQPETATSEPDSRIPSVSSIAPSLESRAVTAPADPAVALSPPSQPQAPVPKVNVDASSATEHTAQSGQGTASRVRRLSNAQTWPGGPGPEAGRPADQVDGFPFPGSRPQPTEDSLSALPPLPSSSQLASLNHRVSQGNPRRLSGGYHVARRPVGSLDGNYLSHSLPSALATGPSGLTQPEFDQPLIISTPRGVTGAFDPPTRQTSGRRSETPLLAPVPRHPRPVPGSGQRPTVERLETIYSIASSQGGNHVPTALPAHQPAPAWLNAPPVPVTRTSPTVNRRPSRAERSAAKNIKDAKKRGWTGKGKKKKKKKAADAASSAGWTDISTGSVDKDKEKDKKCVVM
- a CDS encoding Receptor protein-tyrosine kinase, translated to MPWARLPTPLRLLLLTALCTSTTSALPASRIFAREDTCGADRVSCNSDLTDLFCCPKDYSCILLAGDTSAMCCPAGRNCDEVRPITCDLRGQDITKYPKAPVMTIITNLELEKCGSMCCPFGYSCEGDSKCVLDKDQSSAPEGAEYPSGSSSGAPSATSPTSSETASVSAEPTSTSEPSKASDENQKEDPEEEKKDSGPATTSIVGGVVGGCIILLIIAVVIFLYFRRQKKREGGHGEKGGHFYGGGGSTSSSEASFGNFISEPIVQPNSYRADFILKTPSQNSQVSGSSSSVPQSQFSGAQSQFSGASSSVPQRQFSFSPTPTRVPQGPPRIRISIPNPFDSPNPSPNHKSAQMSPIDDTPVRHGTVRLPPIRAMKASSQVSRRPDSPDLQREPSCESINVFADPSDVVKPRRLTHATTFTDLMDEADLRGVGRGKAYAPGTKPHVPGTTPRI